CCCCCAGGGTTGGTGGAAAGCAGGATAAGTCCACCGCTAACGCCTACACGCGTACCGTCGTAAATCCCCACAACATCTCCGTTTTCATAAACGATCACGGTTCTGGAAAGTGAAGAAGCAAAACCATCAGAATTTACAGCACTGTATGAAATATTGTAAAAACCAGGTGTATTTACATCCACGCTCCCCGAAACCACTACTGGAATTTCATCCCCATTTTCGGTTGCCGTTACACCGGGATCATTAAACGCCTCTCCTATCGGTTGAAAGACGACAGGCGCTCCTGCCATGGTCAAATCAGCAAAAAAAGTGGTTCTGGAGAGATTTTCCGTCTCCAGCTCTTTAGTACACGACGTAGCAATAACCATCGATATGGCCAATGCCGCTATTATTTTA
This sequence is a window from Lewinellaceae bacterium. Protein-coding genes within it:
- a CDS encoding DUF5012 domain-containing protein — protein: MKITKIIAALAISMVIATSCTKELETENLSRTTFFADLTMAGAPVVFQPIGEAFNDPGVTATENGDEIPVVVSGSVDVNTPGFYNISYSAVNSDGFASSLSRTVIVYENGDVVGIYDGTRVGVSGGLILLSTNPGGGYFISDLLGGYYEFGRSYGNDYAAPSTIQISGNTVTAGVGNCAFGPVELTNGEISDDHQTMTWRATLVDYAFGFDVELTKITN